One genomic window of Nitrospirota bacterium includes the following:
- a CDS encoding chorismate mutase: protein MELGEIRQEIDKIDTEIIGLLSKRAGLVSKAGKLKKDEQEVRDPKRVEQVINKVKAKAAGIDFDPSMAEQIYRTIIGCFIDRELKEFKGENLLSLFFSNNHLPSKEILNGITLKAVYGDKTMMTFFEFEPNAVIPSHKHPHEQITYIIEGAIEFTVNGETKVLKVGDGVVIRSNQEHSAKILDKPAKAVDAWYPVREDYREP, encoded by the coding sequence ATGGAACTTGGAGAAATCAGACAGGAAATAGATAAAATTGATACTGAAATAATAGGGCTTTTATCAAAAAGAGCTGGACTGGTAAGCAAAGCAGGAAAATTAAAAAAAGACGAACAAGAAGTGCGAGACCCCAAGAGGGTAGAACAGGTTATAAATAAAGTAAAGGCGAAGGCTGCAGGGATAGATTTTGACCCATCAATGGCAGAACAAATATATAGAACTATAATCGGCTGTTTTATTGACAGAGAACTAAAGGAGTTCAAAGGGGAAAATCTCCTCTCTTTATTTTTCAGCAATAATCATTTACCATCAAAGGAAATTCTTAATGGAATTACTTTAAAAGCTGTCTATGGCGATAAGACCATGATGACCTTCTTTGAATTTGAGCCGAATGCTGTAATTCCTTCACATAAACATCCCCATGAGCAGATAACATATATAATTGAAGGAGCGATAGAATTTACCGTTAATGGAGAGACAAAGGTTTTAAAAGTTGGCGATGGTGTTGTAATTCGCTCCAATCAAGAACACAGCGCAAAAATTCTTGACAAACCAGCAAAGGCAGTGGATGCATGGTATCCCGTAAGGGAGGATTACAGAGAGCCTTAA